In Phragmites australis chromosome 17, lpPhrAust1.1, whole genome shotgun sequence, the following are encoded in one genomic region:
- the LOC133897483 gene encoding U-box domain-containing protein 33-like isoform X7 → MDEEEVHIAVGKNTRKEKAKILWAAANFPRATIVLVHVHWPSKWMPFNLGGKVLYKFANEKEKEIHRGRETEAMVKMLSQYKSFCGARKEAETLTEERTEESTTYEEVEIFAEEGADRSDEIQSFRNITEKAEKIMAKIDKLQKKLKELQGEGHNHEESSLLPRQMAASLKKKTLSQPRHPDLQIPEHIAQFSMPQILKATDNFHSRNLIGEGGYGLVYKGKLGGMPMAIKLLRPHGRQGFLEYQQEVVVLSRLEHPHIVRLIGVCPESCSLVYEHLPNGTLLDRLSKGLLWKDRVRILAEQRSALAYLHSSRPHAIIHADLKMTNILLDAGNVSRLGDFGTARVVHVKPLEEETIRRRTNPMGTTGYMDPVFFITGELTTESDVYAFGVVILRLLTGLLDLNIAEQVREAVKMDAVHSVLDASAGAWPEVQAERLLKLALRCCSLERKRRPAITCDAEWRPLDILRAMNTPANKSRKWNSLAS, encoded by the exons ATGGATGAGGAAGAGGTTCATATCGCAGTCGGGAAGAACACTAGAAAGGAGAAGGCTAAGATACTATGGGCTGCTGCGAATTTCCCAAGGGCCACCATAGTCCTTGTCCATGTTCACTGGCCCTCCAAGTGGATGCCCTTCAACT TGGGTGGCAAAGTGTTATACAAGTTTGctaatgaaaaggagaaggaaataCATAGAGGTAGAGAAACGGAAGCGATGGTCAAGATGTTATCACAGTACAAAAGTTTTTGTGGTGCAAGAAAG GAAGCTGAAACATTGACTGAAGAAAGAACAGAGGAATCCACCACTTATGAGGAGGTGGAAATATTTGCTGAAGAGGGTGCTGATCGATCTGATGAGATACAAAGTTTCAGAAATATTACTGAAAAGGCTGAAAAAATCATG GCAAAAATAGACAAACTCCAAAAGAAACTGAAAGAGCTGCAAGGAGAGGGCCATAATCATGAAGAAAGCAGCTTGTTACCAAGACAAATGGCTGCTTCACTGAAGAAGAAGACCTTATCACAACCAAGACACCCAGATCTGCAAATTCCGGAGCACATTGCACAATTCTCAATGCCGCAGATTCTGAAAGCGACCGATAACTTCCACTCAAGAAATCTCATAGGAGAAGGAGGTTATGGACTAGTGTATAAAGGAAAACTAGGTGGCATGCCGATGGCTATCAAGTTGTTGAGGCCTCATGGTAGACAAGGTTTCCTAGAGTATCAGCAGGAG GTGGTGGTGCTGAGCAGACTGGAGCACCCGCACATCGTGAGGCTCATCGGCGTGTGCCCGGAGTCGTGCAGCCTCGTGTACGAGCACCTCCCCAACGGCACGCTCCTGGACAGGCTCTCCAAGGGACTCCTGTGGAAGGACCGCGTCAGGATCCTCGCCGAGCAGCGTTCAGCACTGGCGTACCTCCACTCCAGCCGTCCCCACGCCATCATCCACGCCGACCTGAAGATGACCAACATCCTCCTCGACGCGGGCAATGTGAGCCGCCTCGGGGACTTCGGGACAGCACGGGTGGTGCACGTGAAGCCGCTGGAGGAGGAGACCATCCGCCGGCGCACGAACCCGATGGGCACGACGGGGTACATGGACCCCGTCTTCTTCATCACCGGCGAGCTCACCACGGAGTCGGACGTGTACGCCTTCGGCGTGGTGATCCTGCGGCTGCTCACGGGGCTGCTCGACCTCAACATCGCCGAGCAGGTGCGTGAGGCGGTCAAGATGGACGCCGTGCACAGCGTGCTGGACGCGTCCGCAGGGGCCTGGCCGGAGGTGCAGGCCGAGCGCCTGCTCAAGCTGGCGCTGAGGTGCTGCAGCCTGGAGAGGAAGCGGCGGCCGGCAATCACGTGCGACGCCGAGTGGAGACCGCTCGATATCCTAAGGGCCATGAACACGCCAGCTAATAAATCCCGGAAATGGAATTCCCTTGCGAGCTGA
- the LOC133897483 gene encoding U-box domain-containing protein 33-like isoform X2, which translates to MDEEEVHIAVGKNTRKEKAKILWAAANFPRATIVLVHVHWPSKWMPFNLGGKVLYKFANEKEKEIHRGRETEAMVKMLSQYKSFCGARKVSAHYLTHDDTVAGVVNLIKKLKIKRIVIGSRSMSWQAVVRQCSQVWVVLNGKHVSTSNDHLKHTGSIGYGGSSDILASIHELGDESDGYTTPPSDFEAETLTEERTEESTTYEEVEIFAEEGADRSDEIQSFRNITEKAEKIMAKIDKLQKKLKELQGEGHNHEESSLLPRQMAASLKKKTLSQPRHPDLQIPEHIAQFSMPQILKATDNFHSRNLIGEGGYGLVYKGKLGGMPMAIKLLRPHGRQGFLEYQQEVVVLSRLEHPHIVRLIGVCPESCSLVYEHLPNGTLLDRLSKGLLWKDRVRILAEQRSALAYLHSSRPHAIIHADLKMTNILLDAGNVSRLGDFGTARVVHVKPLEEETIRRRTNPMGTTGYMDPVFFITGELTTESDVYAFGVVILRLLTGLLDLNIAEQVREAVKMDAVHSVLDASAGAWPEVQAERLLKLALRCCSLERKRRPAITCDAEWRPLDILRAMNTPANKSRKWNSLAS; encoded by the exons ATGGATGAGGAAGAGGTTCATATCGCAGTCGGGAAGAACACTAGAAAGGAGAAGGCTAAGATACTATGGGCTGCTGCGAATTTCCCAAGGGCCACCATAGTCCTTGTCCATGTTCACTGGCCCTCCAAGTGGATGCCCTTCAACT TGGGTGGCAAAGTGTTATACAAGTTTGctaatgaaaaggagaaggaaataCATAGAGGTAGAGAAACGGAAGCGATGGTCAAGATGTTATCACAGTACAAAAGTTTTTGTGGTGCAAGAAAG GTTAGCGCGCATTACCTTACACATGATGACACTGTTGCCGGTGTTGTGAATCTGATAAAGAAGCTCAAAATTAAGAGAATCGTCATCGGTTCAAG GAGCATGTCTTGGCAAGCGGTAGTTCGCCAATGCTCTCAGGTGTGGGTGGTGCTCAATGGCAAACACGTCTCCACTAG CAATGATCATCTGAAGCACACTGGAAGCATTGGATATGGAGGGAGCTCAGATATTTTAGCATCTATACATGAGCTAGGTGACGAATCTGATGGCTACACAACACCACCAAGTGACTTT GAAGCTGAAACATTGACTGAAGAAAGAACAGAGGAATCCACCACTTATGAGGAGGTGGAAATATTTGCTGAAGAGGGTGCTGATCGATCTGATGAGATACAAAGTTTCAGAAATATTACTGAAAAGGCTGAAAAAATCATG GCAAAAATAGACAAACTCCAAAAGAAACTGAAAGAGCTGCAAGGAGAGGGCCATAATCATGAAGAAAGCAGCTTGTTACCAAGACAAATGGCTGCTTCACTGAAGAAGAAGACCTTATCACAACCAAGACACCCAGATCTGCAAATTCCGGAGCACATTGCACAATTCTCAATGCCGCAGATTCTGAAAGCGACCGATAACTTCCACTCAAGAAATCTCATAGGAGAAGGAGGTTATGGACTAGTGTATAAAGGAAAACTAGGTGGCATGCCGATGGCTATCAAGTTGTTGAGGCCTCATGGTAGACAAGGTTTCCTAGAGTATCAGCAGGAG GTGGTGGTGCTGAGCAGACTGGAGCACCCGCACATCGTGAGGCTCATCGGCGTGTGCCCGGAGTCGTGCAGCCTCGTGTACGAGCACCTCCCCAACGGCACGCTCCTGGACAGGCTCTCCAAGGGACTCCTGTGGAAGGACCGCGTCAGGATCCTCGCCGAGCAGCGTTCAGCACTGGCGTACCTCCACTCCAGCCGTCCCCACGCCATCATCCACGCCGACCTGAAGATGACCAACATCCTCCTCGACGCGGGCAATGTGAGCCGCCTCGGGGACTTCGGGACAGCACGGGTGGTGCACGTGAAGCCGCTGGAGGAGGAGACCATCCGCCGGCGCACGAACCCGATGGGCACGACGGGGTACATGGACCCCGTCTTCTTCATCACCGGCGAGCTCACCACGGAGTCGGACGTGTACGCCTTCGGCGTGGTGATCCTGCGGCTGCTCACGGGGCTGCTCGACCTCAACATCGCCGAGCAGGTGCGTGAGGCGGTCAAGATGGACGCCGTGCACAGCGTGCTGGACGCGTCCGCAGGGGCCTGGCCGGAGGTGCAGGCCGAGCGCCTGCTCAAGCTGGCGCTGAGGTGCTGCAGCCTGGAGAGGAAGCGGCGGCCGGCAATCACGTGCGACGCCGAGTGGAGACCGCTCGATATCCTAAGGGCCATGAACACGCCAGCTAATAAATCCCGGAAATGGAATTCCCTTGCGAGCTGA
- the LOC133897483 gene encoding U-box domain-containing protein 33-like isoform X8 yields MGCCEFPKGHHSPCPCSLALQVDALQLNDHLKHTGSIGYGGSSDILASIHELGDESDGYTTPPSDFVDEITNEEEVIEMDDSDQLVTEAETLTEERTEESTTYEEVEIFAEEGADRSDEIQSFRNITEKAEKIMAKIDKLQKKLKELQGEGHNHEESSLLPRQMAASLKKKTLSQPRHPDLQIPEHIAQFSMPQILKATDNFHSRNLIGEGGYGLVYKGKLGGMPMAIKLLRPHGRQGFLEYQQEVVVLSRLEHPHIVRLIGVCPESCSLVYEHLPNGTLLDRLSKGLLWKDRVRILAEQRSALAYLHSSRPHAIIHADLKMTNILLDAGNVSRLGDFGTARVVHVKPLEEETIRRRTNPMGTTGYMDPVFFITGELTTESDVYAFGVVILRLLTGLLDLNIAEQVREAVKMDAVHSVLDASAGAWPEVQAERLLKLALRCCSLERKRRPAITCDAEWRPLDILRAMNTPANKSRKWNSLAS; encoded by the exons ATGGGCTGCTGCGAATTTCCCAAGGGCCACCATAGTCCTTGTCCATGTTCACTGGCCCTCCAAGTGGATGCCCTTCAACT CAATGATCATCTGAAGCACACTGGAAGCATTGGATATGGAGGGAGCTCAGATATTTTAGCATCTATACATGAGCTAGGTGACGAATCTGATGGCTACACAACACCACCAAGTGACTTT GTAGATGAAATCACGAATGAGGAGGAGGTGATTGAAATGGATGATTCTGATCAGTTAGTAACG GAAGCTGAAACATTGACTGAAGAAAGAACAGAGGAATCCACCACTTATGAGGAGGTGGAAATATTTGCTGAAGAGGGTGCTGATCGATCTGATGAGATACAAAGTTTCAGAAATATTACTGAAAAGGCTGAAAAAATCATG GCAAAAATAGACAAACTCCAAAAGAAACTGAAAGAGCTGCAAGGAGAGGGCCATAATCATGAAGAAAGCAGCTTGTTACCAAGACAAATGGCTGCTTCACTGAAGAAGAAGACCTTATCACAACCAAGACACCCAGATCTGCAAATTCCGGAGCACATTGCACAATTCTCAATGCCGCAGATTCTGAAAGCGACCGATAACTTCCACTCAAGAAATCTCATAGGAGAAGGAGGTTATGGACTAGTGTATAAAGGAAAACTAGGTGGCATGCCGATGGCTATCAAGTTGTTGAGGCCTCATGGTAGACAAGGTTTCCTAGAGTATCAGCAGGAG GTGGTGGTGCTGAGCAGACTGGAGCACCCGCACATCGTGAGGCTCATCGGCGTGTGCCCGGAGTCGTGCAGCCTCGTGTACGAGCACCTCCCCAACGGCACGCTCCTGGACAGGCTCTCCAAGGGACTCCTGTGGAAGGACCGCGTCAGGATCCTCGCCGAGCAGCGTTCAGCACTGGCGTACCTCCACTCCAGCCGTCCCCACGCCATCATCCACGCCGACCTGAAGATGACCAACATCCTCCTCGACGCGGGCAATGTGAGCCGCCTCGGGGACTTCGGGACAGCACGGGTGGTGCACGTGAAGCCGCTGGAGGAGGAGACCATCCGCCGGCGCACGAACCCGATGGGCACGACGGGGTACATGGACCCCGTCTTCTTCATCACCGGCGAGCTCACCACGGAGTCGGACGTGTACGCCTTCGGCGTGGTGATCCTGCGGCTGCTCACGGGGCTGCTCGACCTCAACATCGCCGAGCAGGTGCGTGAGGCGGTCAAGATGGACGCCGTGCACAGCGTGCTGGACGCGTCCGCAGGGGCCTGGCCGGAGGTGCAGGCCGAGCGCCTGCTCAAGCTGGCGCTGAGGTGCTGCAGCCTGGAGAGGAAGCGGCGGCCGGCAATCACGTGCGACGCCGAGTGGAGACCGCTCGATATCCTAAGGGCCATGAACACGCCAGCTAATAAATCCCGGAAATGGAATTCCCTTGCGAGCTGA
- the LOC133897483 gene encoding U-box domain-containing protein 34-like isoform X6, protein MDEEEVHIAVGKNTRKEKAKILWAAANFPRATIVLVHVHWPSKWMPFNLGGKVLYKFANEKEKEIHRGRETEAMVKMLSQYKSFCGARKVSAHYLTHDDTVAGVVNLIKKLKIKRIVIGSRSMSWQAVVRQCSQVWVVLNGKHVSTSNDHLKHTGSIGYGGSSDILASIHELGDESDGYTTPPSDFVDEITNEEEVIEMDDSDQLVTEAETLTEERTEESTTYEEVEIFAEEGADRSDEIQSFRNITEKAEKIMVVVLSRLEHPHIVRLIGVCPESCSLVYEHLPNGTLLDRLSKGLLWKDRVRILAEQRSALAYLHSSRPHAIIHADLKMTNILLDAGNVSRLGDFGTARVVHVKPLEEETIRRRTNPMGTTGYMDPVFFITGELTTESDVYAFGVVILRLLTGLLDLNIAEQVREAVKMDAVHSVLDASAGAWPEVQAERLLKLALRCCSLERKRRPAITCDAEWRPLDILRAMNTPANKSRKWNSLAS, encoded by the exons ATGGATGAGGAAGAGGTTCATATCGCAGTCGGGAAGAACACTAGAAAGGAGAAGGCTAAGATACTATGGGCTGCTGCGAATTTCCCAAGGGCCACCATAGTCCTTGTCCATGTTCACTGGCCCTCCAAGTGGATGCCCTTCAACT TGGGTGGCAAAGTGTTATACAAGTTTGctaatgaaaaggagaaggaaataCATAGAGGTAGAGAAACGGAAGCGATGGTCAAGATGTTATCACAGTACAAAAGTTTTTGTGGTGCAAGAAAG GTTAGCGCGCATTACCTTACACATGATGACACTGTTGCCGGTGTTGTGAATCTGATAAAGAAGCTCAAAATTAAGAGAATCGTCATCGGTTCAAG GAGCATGTCTTGGCAAGCGGTAGTTCGCCAATGCTCTCAGGTGTGGGTGGTGCTCAATGGCAAACACGTCTCCACTAG CAATGATCATCTGAAGCACACTGGAAGCATTGGATATGGAGGGAGCTCAGATATTTTAGCATCTATACATGAGCTAGGTGACGAATCTGATGGCTACACAACACCACCAAGTGACTTT GTAGATGAAATCACGAATGAGGAGGAGGTGATTGAAATGGATGATTCTGATCAGTTAGTAACG GAAGCTGAAACATTGACTGAAGAAAGAACAGAGGAATCCACCACTTATGAGGAGGTGGAAATATTTGCTGAAGAGGGTGCTGATCGATCTGATGAGATACAAAGTTTCAGAAATATTACTGAAAAGGCTGAAAAAATCATG GTGGTGGTGCTGAGCAGACTGGAGCACCCGCACATCGTGAGGCTCATCGGCGTGTGCCCGGAGTCGTGCAGCCTCGTGTACGAGCACCTCCCCAACGGCACGCTCCTGGACAGGCTCTCCAAGGGACTCCTGTGGAAGGACCGCGTCAGGATCCTCGCCGAGCAGCGTTCAGCACTGGCGTACCTCCACTCCAGCCGTCCCCACGCCATCATCCACGCCGACCTGAAGATGACCAACATCCTCCTCGACGCGGGCAATGTGAGCCGCCTCGGGGACTTCGGGACAGCACGGGTGGTGCACGTGAAGCCGCTGGAGGAGGAGACCATCCGCCGGCGCACGAACCCGATGGGCACGACGGGGTACATGGACCCCGTCTTCTTCATCACCGGCGAGCTCACCACGGAGTCGGACGTGTACGCCTTCGGCGTGGTGATCCTGCGGCTGCTCACGGGGCTGCTCGACCTCAACATCGCCGAGCAGGTGCGTGAGGCGGTCAAGATGGACGCCGTGCACAGCGTGCTGGACGCGTCCGCAGGGGCCTGGCCGGAGGTGCAGGCCGAGCGCCTGCTCAAGCTGGCGCTGAGGTGCTGCAGCCTGGAGAGGAAGCGGCGGCCGGCAATCACGTGCGACGCCGAGTGGAGACCGCTCGATATCCTAAGGGCCATGAACACGCCAGCTAATAAATCCCGGAAATGGAATTCCCTTGCGAGCTGA
- the LOC133897483 gene encoding U-box domain-containing protein 33-like isoform X1, whose product MDEEEVHIAVGKNTRKEKAKILWAAANFPRATIVLVHVHWPSKWMPFNLGGKVLYKFANEKEKEIHRGRETEAMVKMLSQYKSFCGARKVSAHYLTHDDTVAGVVNLIKKLKIKRIVIGSRSMSWQAVVRQCSQVWVVLNGKHVSTSNDHLKHTGSIGYGGSSDILASIHELGDESDGYTTPPSDFVDEITNEEEVIEMDDSDQLVTEAETLTEERTEESTTYEEVEIFAEEGADRSDEIQSFRNITEKAEKIMAKIDKLQKKLKELQGEGHNHEESSLLPRQMAASLKKKTLSQPRHPDLQIPEHIAQFSMPQILKATDNFHSRNLIGEGGYGLVYKGKLGGMPMAIKLLRPHGRQGFLEYQQEVVVLSRLEHPHIVRLIGVCPESCSLVYEHLPNGTLLDRLSKGLLWKDRVRILAEQRSALAYLHSSRPHAIIHADLKMTNILLDAGNVSRLGDFGTARVVHVKPLEEETIRRRTNPMGTTGYMDPVFFITGELTTESDVYAFGVVILRLLTGLLDLNIAEQVREAVKMDAVHSVLDASAGAWPEVQAERLLKLALRCCSLERKRRPAITCDAEWRPLDILRAMNTPANKSRKWNSLAS is encoded by the exons ATGGATGAGGAAGAGGTTCATATCGCAGTCGGGAAGAACACTAGAAAGGAGAAGGCTAAGATACTATGGGCTGCTGCGAATTTCCCAAGGGCCACCATAGTCCTTGTCCATGTTCACTGGCCCTCCAAGTGGATGCCCTTCAACT TGGGTGGCAAAGTGTTATACAAGTTTGctaatgaaaaggagaaggaaataCATAGAGGTAGAGAAACGGAAGCGATGGTCAAGATGTTATCACAGTACAAAAGTTTTTGTGGTGCAAGAAAG GTTAGCGCGCATTACCTTACACATGATGACACTGTTGCCGGTGTTGTGAATCTGATAAAGAAGCTCAAAATTAAGAGAATCGTCATCGGTTCAAG GAGCATGTCTTGGCAAGCGGTAGTTCGCCAATGCTCTCAGGTGTGGGTGGTGCTCAATGGCAAACACGTCTCCACTAG CAATGATCATCTGAAGCACACTGGAAGCATTGGATATGGAGGGAGCTCAGATATTTTAGCATCTATACATGAGCTAGGTGACGAATCTGATGGCTACACAACACCACCAAGTGACTTT GTAGATGAAATCACGAATGAGGAGGAGGTGATTGAAATGGATGATTCTGATCAGTTAGTAACG GAAGCTGAAACATTGACTGAAGAAAGAACAGAGGAATCCACCACTTATGAGGAGGTGGAAATATTTGCTGAAGAGGGTGCTGATCGATCTGATGAGATACAAAGTTTCAGAAATATTACTGAAAAGGCTGAAAAAATCATG GCAAAAATAGACAAACTCCAAAAGAAACTGAAAGAGCTGCAAGGAGAGGGCCATAATCATGAAGAAAGCAGCTTGTTACCAAGACAAATGGCTGCTTCACTGAAGAAGAAGACCTTATCACAACCAAGACACCCAGATCTGCAAATTCCGGAGCACATTGCACAATTCTCAATGCCGCAGATTCTGAAAGCGACCGATAACTTCCACTCAAGAAATCTCATAGGAGAAGGAGGTTATGGACTAGTGTATAAAGGAAAACTAGGTGGCATGCCGATGGCTATCAAGTTGTTGAGGCCTCATGGTAGACAAGGTTTCCTAGAGTATCAGCAGGAG GTGGTGGTGCTGAGCAGACTGGAGCACCCGCACATCGTGAGGCTCATCGGCGTGTGCCCGGAGTCGTGCAGCCTCGTGTACGAGCACCTCCCCAACGGCACGCTCCTGGACAGGCTCTCCAAGGGACTCCTGTGGAAGGACCGCGTCAGGATCCTCGCCGAGCAGCGTTCAGCACTGGCGTACCTCCACTCCAGCCGTCCCCACGCCATCATCCACGCCGACCTGAAGATGACCAACATCCTCCTCGACGCGGGCAATGTGAGCCGCCTCGGGGACTTCGGGACAGCACGGGTGGTGCACGTGAAGCCGCTGGAGGAGGAGACCATCCGCCGGCGCACGAACCCGATGGGCACGACGGGGTACATGGACCCCGTCTTCTTCATCACCGGCGAGCTCACCACGGAGTCGGACGTGTACGCCTTCGGCGTGGTGATCCTGCGGCTGCTCACGGGGCTGCTCGACCTCAACATCGCCGAGCAGGTGCGTGAGGCGGTCAAGATGGACGCCGTGCACAGCGTGCTGGACGCGTCCGCAGGGGCCTGGCCGGAGGTGCAGGCCGAGCGCCTGCTCAAGCTGGCGCTGAGGTGCTGCAGCCTGGAGAGGAAGCGGCGGCCGGCAATCACGTGCGACGCCGAGTGGAGACCGCTCGATATCCTAAGGGCCATGAACACGCCAGCTAATAAATCCCGGAAATGGAATTCCCTTGCGAGCTGA
- the LOC133897483 gene encoding U-box domain-containing protein 33-like isoform X3, translating to MDEEEVHIAVGKNTRKEKAKILWAAANFPRATIVLVHVHWPSKWMPFNLGGKVLYKFANEKEKEIHRGRETEAMVKMLSQYKSFCGARKVSAHYLTHDDTVAGVVNLIKKLKIKRIVIGSSNDHLKHTGSIGYGGSSDILASIHELGDESDGYTTPPSDFVDEITNEEEVIEMDDSDQLVTEAETLTEERTEESTTYEEVEIFAEEGADRSDEIQSFRNITEKAEKIMAKIDKLQKKLKELQGEGHNHEESSLLPRQMAASLKKKTLSQPRHPDLQIPEHIAQFSMPQILKATDNFHSRNLIGEGGYGLVYKGKLGGMPMAIKLLRPHGRQGFLEYQQEVVVLSRLEHPHIVRLIGVCPESCSLVYEHLPNGTLLDRLSKGLLWKDRVRILAEQRSALAYLHSSRPHAIIHADLKMTNILLDAGNVSRLGDFGTARVVHVKPLEEETIRRRTNPMGTTGYMDPVFFITGELTTESDVYAFGVVILRLLTGLLDLNIAEQVREAVKMDAVHSVLDASAGAWPEVQAERLLKLALRCCSLERKRRPAITCDAEWRPLDILRAMNTPANKSRKWNSLAS from the exons ATGGATGAGGAAGAGGTTCATATCGCAGTCGGGAAGAACACTAGAAAGGAGAAGGCTAAGATACTATGGGCTGCTGCGAATTTCCCAAGGGCCACCATAGTCCTTGTCCATGTTCACTGGCCCTCCAAGTGGATGCCCTTCAACT TGGGTGGCAAAGTGTTATACAAGTTTGctaatgaaaaggagaaggaaataCATAGAGGTAGAGAAACGGAAGCGATGGTCAAGATGTTATCACAGTACAAAAGTTTTTGTGGTGCAAGAAAG GTTAGCGCGCATTACCTTACACATGATGACACTGTTGCCGGTGTTGTGAATCTGATAAAGAAGCTCAAAATTAAGAGAATCGTCATCGGTTCAAG CAATGATCATCTGAAGCACACTGGAAGCATTGGATATGGAGGGAGCTCAGATATTTTAGCATCTATACATGAGCTAGGTGACGAATCTGATGGCTACACAACACCACCAAGTGACTTT GTAGATGAAATCACGAATGAGGAGGAGGTGATTGAAATGGATGATTCTGATCAGTTAGTAACG GAAGCTGAAACATTGACTGAAGAAAGAACAGAGGAATCCACCACTTATGAGGAGGTGGAAATATTTGCTGAAGAGGGTGCTGATCGATCTGATGAGATACAAAGTTTCAGAAATATTACTGAAAAGGCTGAAAAAATCATG GCAAAAATAGACAAACTCCAAAAGAAACTGAAAGAGCTGCAAGGAGAGGGCCATAATCATGAAGAAAGCAGCTTGTTACCAAGACAAATGGCTGCTTCACTGAAGAAGAAGACCTTATCACAACCAAGACACCCAGATCTGCAAATTCCGGAGCACATTGCACAATTCTCAATGCCGCAGATTCTGAAAGCGACCGATAACTTCCACTCAAGAAATCTCATAGGAGAAGGAGGTTATGGACTAGTGTATAAAGGAAAACTAGGTGGCATGCCGATGGCTATCAAGTTGTTGAGGCCTCATGGTAGACAAGGTTTCCTAGAGTATCAGCAGGAG GTGGTGGTGCTGAGCAGACTGGAGCACCCGCACATCGTGAGGCTCATCGGCGTGTGCCCGGAGTCGTGCAGCCTCGTGTACGAGCACCTCCCCAACGGCACGCTCCTGGACAGGCTCTCCAAGGGACTCCTGTGGAAGGACCGCGTCAGGATCCTCGCCGAGCAGCGTTCAGCACTGGCGTACCTCCACTCCAGCCGTCCCCACGCCATCATCCACGCCGACCTGAAGATGACCAACATCCTCCTCGACGCGGGCAATGTGAGCCGCCTCGGGGACTTCGGGACAGCACGGGTGGTGCACGTGAAGCCGCTGGAGGAGGAGACCATCCGCCGGCGCACGAACCCGATGGGCACGACGGGGTACATGGACCCCGTCTTCTTCATCACCGGCGAGCTCACCACGGAGTCGGACGTGTACGCCTTCGGCGTGGTGATCCTGCGGCTGCTCACGGGGCTGCTCGACCTCAACATCGCCGAGCAGGTGCGTGAGGCGGTCAAGATGGACGCCGTGCACAGCGTGCTGGACGCGTCCGCAGGGGCCTGGCCGGAGGTGCAGGCCGAGCGCCTGCTCAAGCTGGCGCTGAGGTGCTGCAGCCTGGAGAGGAAGCGGCGGCCGGCAATCACGTGCGACGCCGAGTGGAGACCGCTCGATATCCTAAGGGCCATGAACACGCCAGCTAATAAATCCCGGAAATGGAATTCCCTTGCGAGCTGA